CCTGTACCTTTTTCAGGAAATCCTCAATCTTGTGCGTGAAATGGGAGGCTTCTTCAAATCCTGTCATGAAACCGGTCACACCTTTGATGGTGTGCAGCGGGCGAGCCAGAATCTCGATGCCTTCACTTCGGTCATCGCCTTCCAGCATCTCGAGTCCTTCCATGACCTGAGGGTAGTACTTGTCATTGACTTCGGAGAAGAACTCCTCAACCATCGGGTCTTCGCTCATGAAATATCCTTGGCTACTTGTTCAAGAGTCCGAGTTTTTCGAGTTCATTGTAGAGTTTGTCCTTGGCCACTGGTTTGACTATGTAAGCCGAAGCCTCTCCATCGTAGAAAGTTTTTATTACTGTTTGCGGATCATCCAGGGCTGTGGTCATGATTATCTTCACCCTGGGGCGGTATTTGTTTTCCGTTTCAATGGCCCTGATTTTCTGCAGAGCCTCAATACCATCTACCTCCGGCATCATTATGTCCATGAGGATGAGGTCGTATGGTCTTTTTTCCGCATGGCTCAACTTGAATGCTTCAACGGCCTCCCGTCCGTTGACGACAATATCAACTTCGAAGAGAGTCATCAGGAAAGACCGTAAAACTTTTCGACTGAGAAATTCGTCTTCGACTATGAGTGCACGCATTCTTATCTCCGCTGCTTGGCGTGATGTTATGTATCCAATGTCCTTTTCCTACGAAAAAGAAAAAAATGTCAATATGATGATATTATTTTATTCCTGAAAATAATGGCACATTATGAAAAAAGAGGTGTTTCCGAAAGCGGTCTTCGGGGTTGCAAAACGTTTGCATAATGGATACCAACCCCGCTATGTCACGCGATATCACCGAGAAAAGAAAGAAAAGAATCGATCAGGTCCTGGCCCACAGGCAAAAGGATTTGACCCTTGTCATGGACAATATATGGGATCCGCATAACGTGTCGGCAGTTCTGCGAAGCTGTGACGCGTTCGGAGTGTCTGGTGTGAATCTGTACTACACCACCGCACAGTGGCCCGATCTGGGAAAGAAGAGTTCCGGGTCGGCCAAGAAATGGATCGAGCTTTCTCGACATATCGATGCTGCTGATATGGTCGGCGGGTTGCGCCAAAAAGGTATGCAGATATTGCGGACCGGCTTTTCCGAAACGGCCCGGCCGGTCATGGATTTCGATTTTACCCTGCCCACGGCGATCATTCTGAGTAATGAGCATC
This sequence is a window from Pseudodesulfovibrio sp. S3. Protein-coding genes within it:
- a CDS encoding response regulator, yielding MRALIVEDEFLSRKVLRSFLMTLFEVDIVVNGREAVEAFKLSHAEKRPYDLILMDIMMPEVDGIEALQKIRAIETENKYRPRVKIIMTTALDDPQTVIKTFYDGEASAYIVKPVAKDKLYNELEKLGLLNK
- a CDS encoding RNA methyltransferase → MSRDITEKRKKRIDQVLAHRQKDLTLVMDNIWDPHNVSAVLRSCDAFGVSGVNLYYTTAQWPDLGKKSSGSAKKWIELSRHIDAADMVGGLRQKGMQILRTGFSETARPVMDFDFTLPTAIILSNEHRGTAPELAELVPDEIYIPMQGMVQSLNVSVAAAIILYQAFTQRHAAGMYAVPSFTDEELEIRKTEWYAR